The Streptomyces sp. V3I7 genome segment CCCGTCCGCCGAGGCTCACTTGCCGTGTCGGAAGAGTCAGTCCGCGGCCGTACGGCACTCCGGGTGGCCCCAGCCCTGAGGGTTCTTGGCGATGGACTCGCCGGCCGCGTAGGAGCGCCCGCACACGCAGCGGCCGGCGAACTTGGCCTTGAGCGTGCGCGAGGAGGAACCCGAACCGGCCTTGGCGCGGGGCGACTTGCGGCGCGGGGCGGCGGCCGGGGTGTCCGGGGAGGGGGGCGGAACCGGGGAGCCGAGGGCGCTTCCGGCGGACTCCTGGACCGAGGCGGCCTGGCTGGCGGCGCGGTCGGCGAAGTCGTTCAGCGGGTCGCCGTCGACCTGGTGGGCGGCGACGTAGCGGAACTCGACGGAGCGGCCGTCGAGCAGCTCGTCGATGCGCACGACCAGTTCCCGGTTGGCGACGGGCTTGCCCGCGGCTGTCTTCCAGCCGTTGCGCTTCCAGCCGGGCAGCCAGGTGGTGACGGCCTTCATGGCGTACTGCGAGTCCATCCGGATCTCGATCGGCACGTCGGGGTCGGTCGCCGTCAACAGCTGTTCCAGCGCCGTCAGTTCGGCGACGTTGTTGGTCGCCCGGCCGAGCGGCCCCGCCTCCCAGCGGGAGGGAGTCCGCTCGTCCTCGGAGACGACCCAGGCCCAGCCCGCCGGTCCGGGGTTTCCCTTCGAAGCCCCGTCGCACGCGGCCACAACACGTTCACGCATACGACGATCATGCCATGGCCCCAGGGGCCGCCCGGCAGCCGGTCAGACGGGCCGGGTGGCCGGCATCTCGCCCTCGGTGGTGGTGATGTCGATGACCGAGAAGTTGGCGCCCTGGGGGTCGGTGAGCGCGGCGAACCGGCCGAAGGGGGTGGTGACCGGCCCGAACCGCAGGACGGCGCCCTGCCCGGTCGCCTTGGACACGGCCTCGTCGCAGTCGTCGACGGTGAAGTACACGTTGATGTAGGAGGGCACCTCGGGCGGGAACTCGTCGGTCATCCTCATCCGGCCGAGGACCGTCTCGTCGCCGACGTCGAAGATCCGGAAGTCGACCGCGTCGTCCTCCATCTGCTTGGCCGTGTAGGGGAAGACCTCGGTGAAGAACGCGTCCGTCTTCTCGGGTTCGCGGGTGAACACCTCGGCCCAGCAGTACGCGCCCGGCGTTCCCTTGGCCTCGAAGCCCTCGTGGGTGCCGGGCTGCCACACGCCGAAGACGGCGCCGCTGGGCTCCCGGGCCAGGCACATGGTGCCGAACTCGCCGACCTCCATCGGTTCCATCAGGACCTCGCCGCCGTGCTCACGGATCTTCGCGGCGGTCGCGGCGGCGTCCGGCGACGAGAAGTACAGGCACCACTGGGACTGGCCCTCCTGGCCGGGCATCGGCGGGACCACGGCCGCGACCGCCTTGCCGTCCACCGAGGCCTCGGTGTAGTTGCCGTACTCCGACGCCGCTCCGCCGAAGTCCCAGCCGAGGACGTCGCCGTAGAAGCGTTTGGCTCCGTCGATGTCGGTGAACATCGCATCGGCCCAGCAGGGGGTTCCTTCAGGTTGTACGGCCATGGTGCGACCCTCTCCCGTTCGACGGACTGTCCGAATCATCACGCTAGTCACCCGGGCGGCGGCCCGCGCGCCGAACATCCGGAGGCGCCCCGGGGCCGGTCGGGCGGGGACGCCGGACACTGGGAGAGAGAGGGAGGGAGGGATGGACGGATTGCGGCGCGAGGGCGCGCGGTCCTCCGCAGGATGTCTTCCACGGGACGGGGACACGGTATGGCGGGCTCGACGACGGCGGGGACGACGATGCGCGCGTGGACGGTGTGGCAGCCCGCCCCGGTCGAGGAGGATCCGCTGCGCCTCGTCGAGCGGCCGGTGCCCGTCCCCGGCCCGGGCGAGCTGCTGGTCCACGTCCGCGCGTGCGGGGTGTGCCGTACCGACCTGCACGTCGCCGAGGGGGATCTGCCGGTGCGCCGGGAGGGGGTCACGCCCGGGCACGAGGTGGTCGGGGTGGTCGCCGGGCTCGGGGCGGGCGTCGAGGGCTTCGCCGAGGGCGACCGGGTCGGCGTGGCCTGGTTGCGGCACACCGACGGCACGTGCGCGTACTGCCTGCGGGGCGCCGAGAACCTGTGCCCGCGCTCGGAGTACACCGGCTGGGACGCCGACGGCGGTTACGCGGAGTACACGACCGTCCCGGCGGACTTCGCCTACCGGCTGCCCGGCTCCGTGGACGACGTGAGCCTGGCGCCGCTGCTGTGCGCGGGGATCATCGGCTACCGCGCGCTGCGGCGCACGTCGCTGCCGCCGGGCGGCCGGCTCGGGCTGTACGGCTTCGGGGGGAGCGCGCATCTGTGCGCGCAACTGGCGCTCGCCGAGAGCGCCACGGTGCACGTCCTGACGCGCGGCGCGGCCGCCCGGCGCCTGGCCCGCGCGCTGGGCGCGGCCTCGGCGCGCGACGCGTACGACGCGCCACCGGAGCCGCTGGACGGCGCGATCCTGTTCGCGCCGGTCGGCGACCTGGTCCCGCTCGCCCTGCGGGCGCTCGACCGGGGCGGGGTACTGTCCGTCGCCGGTATCCATCTGAGCGACGTACCGCCGCTGCACTACGAGAGCGACCTCTTCTACGAGAAGGAACTGCGCAGCGTCACCTCCAACACGCGCGCGGACGGCCGTGAGTTCCTGGTGCTCGCCACGCTCCACGGGGTGCGGGCGACGACCCACACGTACCCGCTCTCCCAGGCGCTTCAGGCCCTGAAGGACCTCAAGGCGGGCCGTTTCGACGGTGCCGCTGTGCTGGTCAACGATCTTTCCTGAGATCAAACCCCGCGGGGACCCGGGCGCGGAAGCGGAGGACCGGCGCGTGATCACGCGCGGCTCCGCGTGCTCCTCCCGATCACGGGTTTGTCCACCCACGGCATGAAACCGCCCCCTTCGCGCTGTACCCCCTCCTCGTCCCGGCTGTTTGGCTTGTCCCAGCACACCCCACTTGTCCACTCACAACGATCCGGTCACCCGTGTTCTCCTCCCGGGAGGGAATGTGTCCGCTCCGGACAGTGCCACCGGTTCCGCCGTCGACGACCCCGCCCCCGGTCCCGCGCCCGACGCCCCGGGCAACGGACAGCTCACCGGCAGAGCAGTCCGATGAACCGCACGGGCGAGGAGAACAGACGCTGCCGGGCGGGTACGTCGACTACGGCCGGCGCGTCAGCACGTTCACCGGACCGCCGACACCAGGCCGGCCTGCCCGAGGAGTACCAGCCCGGCCTGAACGTGCGCTTCATGGGCATCGACACGGCCGCGATCACCAACGAACGTCCAGCTCGGCCGGACGGCCGACTGACGGTGTGGAGCGACGCATGACTGCACCCCCCAACACCTACACGCTGCCCGGCCCGCCGAACCTGGCCCGCAGCCTGCGGCCCGAGCGGCGCACCGGGGCGATCCCCGGGCTGCTGTACCGGCCCGCGGTCCCCGCCGACGCGGAGAAGGTTCGGGAGATCGATGTCCGGCTGGAGGCCTGGGCCCGCGAGCTCGACCTCTTCCCGGCCGCCTGGCAAGGGGACTTCGCGGGCTTCCAGTTCGGCCGGGCCGTGGTGCTCCAGCATCCCGGGGCGCTCGACCTGGACCGGCTCACGGCCGCCGGGAAGCTGCTGCTGGCCGAGAACGTCGTGGACTCCTGCTACTGCGAGGAGGACGAGGGCCGGGGCGGGGCGCGCCGGGGCCTGGGCGGCCGGCTGATCCTGGCCCAGTCGGCGATCGATCCGTACCACGGCGTCCCGGAGTTGGAGGAGGAGTGGCGCGAGGGCATGCGGGCGGACGGTCCCTTGCGCTCGTACCACTTCGCGCTCCAGGACTTCTCCTCCTTCGCCACGCCCAGCCAGACCGACCGGTTCGTGCACGACATCGCCCGGCTGCACCTGGGCTATCTGGCCGAGGCCGCGTGGGCGGAGACCCGGTACGTGCCGCGGGTCTGGGAGTACCTGGTGATGCGGCAGTTCAACAACTTCCGTCCCTGTCTGTCGATCGTCGACGCCGTGGACGGCTACGAACTGCCCGAGCAGGTCTACGCCCGGCCGGAGATCCAGCGGATCACCGCCCTGGCCTGCAACGCCACCACGATCGTCAACGACCTGTACTCCTTCACCAAGGAGCTGGCGAGCGACCCGGACCATCTCAATCTGCCGCAGGTCGTCGCCGCCAACGACCGGTGCGGGCTGAAGGGCGCGTATCTGAAGGCCGTCGAGATCCACAACCGGATCATGGAGGCCTTCGAGGAGGAGTCCGCCCTCCTGTCCGCCACCTCGCCTCTCGTGGAGCGCTACGCCCGGGGGCTCGCCGCCTGGGTGTCGGGCAACCACGAGTGGCACGCCACCAACACCCATCGCTACCACCTGCCCGACTACTGGTGAAAGAACCAGCTTCTCCGAAACACCGTCAGATGCAGAACGAGGAGTCACTGTTGACCACCGCCCCCGTCGCCGCCCGGTCCGCGACCGCACCGGTACCGACCCAGTCCACGTATCAGAACCGCGTCGCGGACTACTGGAACGCCGAGGAAAACCCGGTCAACCTCGAACTCGGACAGATCGACGACCTCTACCACCACCACTACGGCGTCGGGGAGGCCGACTGGTCGGTGCTCGACGAGGCCGACCCCGCCCTGCGCCGGGATCGGATCACCGCCGAACTCCACCGTCTGGAGCACGCCCAGGCCGAACTGCTCGCCGCGCACCTCGGACCGCTCACGCCGGCCGACCGCGTCTTCGACGCCGGCTGCGGGCGCGGCGGCGGCAGCATCACGGCGAACCTGCGGTACGGCTGCCACGCCGACGGCGTCACGATCTCCGCCAAGCAGGCCGACTTCGCCAACGAGCAGGCGCGCAGGCGGGACGTCGCCGACAAGGTGCGCTACCACCTCCGCAACATGCTCGACACCGGCTTCGAGACCGGCGCGTACGCGGCCTCGTGGAACAACGAGTCCACGATGTACGTCGAGTTGGACCTGCTCTTCGCCGAGCACGCCCGGCTGCTGCGCCGCGGCGGACGCTACGTCACGATCACCGGCTGTTACAACGACACCTACGGCCGGGCCTCGCGCGAGGTGTCGCTCATCAACGCCCACTACATCTGTGACATCCACCCCAGGTCGGAGTACTTCCGGGCGATGGCCCGCAACCGCCTGGTGCCCGTCCATGTCGAGGACCTCACGGCGGCCACGATCCCGTACTGGGAACTGCGCAAACAGGCCGACCACCTGGTCACCGGCGTCGAGGACACCTTCCTCGACGCCTACCGCAACGGCAGCTTCCAGTACCTGCTGATCGCGGCCGACCGGGTCTGACGGGTGGGAGCGGGGGGCGGTGCCGTGGCGGCGCCGCCCCGTCGCCGTGCGGTACTGCCGCCGTGCCGCGCTGCCGCCGGGAAATCCGGTCGACAGCAGGGGAGCGGACCGCTGCAATGGCTCGCATGTGTGCCCAGAAGATGCGCCCCGACGAAGTGGACATAGACCCCGCGCTCGTCCACCGGCTCATCGCCGCGCAGTTCCCCGTGTGGGCGTCGCTGCCCGTGGAGCGGCTGGATTCGTCCGGTACGGAGAACGCCATGTTCCGGCTGGGCGCCGATCTGGTGGTACGACTGCCCCGCTATCCCGGGGCTGTGGCGGACGTGGCTCACGAGCAGCTCTGGCTGCCCCGGCTGGGGCCACTGCTGCCGGTGGCGACGCCCGAGCCGCTCGGACGGGGCGAGCCCGGCGAGGACTTCCCGTGGCCGTGGTCCGTGTACCGGTGGCTGGAGGGACGGAATCCGGTCGCCGGGGCGGTGGAAGAACCCGAGCAACTGGCCAAGGAACTGGGGGCGTTCGTCGCTGCCCTGCGCCGGATCGACCGGCACGGCGCCCCGGCGAACCACCGGGGCGTCCCCCTCGCCACCCGGGACGCGGAGACCCGCGAGGCCATCGCCCGGCTGGACGGACGCATCGACACGGCCGCGGTCACCGCGCTGTGGGAGGAGGCCCTGCGCGTACCGGAGCACACCGGCCCGCCCGTGTGGGCGCACGCCGACCTCTCCCCCGGCAATGTGCTGGTCGCGGCGGGACGGCTCGGCGCCGTCATCGACTTCGGCACCGCGGGCGTGGGCGACCCGGCCGTCGACCTGATCGTGGCGTGGAACCTGCTGCCGGCTTCGGCCCGGCCCGCCTTCTGGGAGGCGGTGGGCGCGGGCGACGCCGAGTGGGCGCGCGGCCGGGGCTGGGCGCTGTCGATCTCACTGATCCAGCTCCCGTACTACTGGGACACCAACCCCCGGCTGGCGGAGAACTCACGGCATGTGATCGGCGAACTCCTGGCCGAGTGAGCTGAATGACTCCTGGCCGAGTGAGCTGAATGAGCCGAGTGAGCCGAGTGGCCGCTCACGCGCCCGCGTACGCCTTCCTCAGCTCGGCGATGTCGAGCTTGCCCATCGACATCATGGCCTGGGTAGCGCGGAGCGCCTTCTGCGGGTCCGCGTCGCCGATCATCTCGATGAGGCCCTCGGGGATGACCTGCCAGGACACGCCGTACTTGTCCTTGAGCCAGCCGCAGGGGCCGCCCTCGCCGCCGTTCTCGGTGAGCTTGTTCCAGTAGTAGTCGACCTCCTCCTGGTCGGCGCAGAAGATCTGGAACGAGATCGCCTCGGTGAACTTGAACTCCGGGCCGCCGTTGAGGCCGACGAACTTCTGCCCGTTCGCCGTGAACTCGATGGTCAGCACGGAACCGGGGGCGCCCATGGTGGCCTCGTTGTGGCGCTCGATCCGGCCGATGCTGGAGTTCTTGAAGACCGACACGTAGAAGTGGGCGGCCTCCTCGGCCTGGCCGTCGAACCACAGGCACGTGGTGAATCCGTCGGTGCTGCTCATGGGTTCCTCCTCGATCAGGGAACGCGGGATCGCGGTTCATCTGTACCGACCGGTCCGCGCCGCGAATCTCATCGGTCGGGCGGCTGCTTCATCCGGACGAGCGAGCCGGGCCCGGCGCCCCGCCGCTCGCGGGGCGCTCGTCGGGCATGTCGGATTCCGCCCTACTGGCCCTGGCCACAAGGGAGATGAATCGCGCCACTGAGCGTTCCGTCGCGACGAGTCAGGCATGGACATCGGGGTTCCGGGTATCCGGCCAGCCACGAAACCTGGACAGGGGCCGGCACTGAGCGGCCGTGGAGGCAGACGTCGAACCATGACATTGGGAGAGGCAATGACAACCGCCGGGATCCGGCAGGGAACAGTGGTCGCCGAGTCTGAGCAGAACGCGCTGCCAGGAATCAAGGACCCCAGCACCATCGCTCCACGGGACGCGAGGCAGTTGTCCCGCCAGTTCTTCAAGCGGCTGGACGAGCTGGAGGAGGGCACCCACGAGTACCAGTACGCCCGCCACACGCTCATCGAGATGAACATCTCCCTCGTGCGGTTCGCGGCCGGACGGTTCCGGGGCCGCGGTCACGACATGGAGGACATCGTCCAGACCGGCATGATCGGTCTGATCAAGGCGATCGACCGGTTCGAGCTGTCGCGCGAGGTGGAGTTCACGTCGTTCGCGCTGCCGTACATCGTCGGCGAGATCAAGCGGTTCTTCCGTGACACCACGTGGGCCGTGCACGTCCCGCGGCGGCTTCAGGAACTGCGGGTCGAACTGGCCAAGGCACGCGACGAGCTCTCCAGCCGGCTGGACCGCGAGCCGACCGTCGCGGAGCTGGCCACGCTGATGGACATCACCGAGGACGAGGTGGTCGAGGGCCAGCTGGCCGCCAACGGGTACAACTCCTCGTCGCTGGACGCCGCGCTCACCGGTGACGGGCCCCAGGACGGAGAGGCGGTCCTGGCGGACTTCATCGGAGTGGAGGAGCACGGGCTGCGGCTCGTGGAGGACTTCCAGTCCCTGGCCCCGCTCATGGCCGAACTCAGCGACCGTGACCGGGAGATACTCCGACTGCGGTTCGTGGAGGAGGCCACCCAGACGGAGATCGGCGAGCGGCTCGGCTGCTCGCAGATGCACGTCTCGCGGCTGATCAAACGCATCATCAGCCGGCTGCGCAAGGGCATGCTGGGCGAGCTCGGCTGCGCGTGAGAGGTGAGGGACGAGGCGGCGCCGGAACGCGGCGCCGCTCCCCCGCCGCTCCGCGGCCCCCACGGCTCACGGCGTGGGGGGCCGCGCGGGGCGGCGCGCGGCCTGGCGGGCCGGTGGGCTCGTACTCGTAGGTGGGCTGCTCGTAGGTCGGCTCAGTGCGCGAGGGCCATCATCGCGCGGACGCGCTTGCCCACGGGGACGCGCTCGGCGATGACCTCCGAGGCGAGGGCGTGCACGATCTCCAGACCGTGCCGGCCGACGCGCTCGGGATCCCGCGGGAAGGCCCGGGGCAGCGCGACGCTGCTGTCGTAGACGGACACCGTGATCGCCGCGTCCGTGCCCTCCAGCTCCAGGATGTACGGGCCGTCGCTGTGCCGGTCCGCGTTGGTGACCAGTTCACTGACCACGAGGAGCAGCTCTCCGTCGGTCCGCTGGTCGATGCTGACGCCCCATTGGGTCCTGAGCTGGTCGAGGAAAAGCGAGGCGAAGGTCCGCGCCGCGGCGATGCTTCCCGGTTCGCCGGTGTAGTGCGCCGCCCGCCGAAGCGGTTCCACGGTCACATCGAAACCAGTCGGTATCACTGCCCCGTCCAGGTACTCGAACATGCTTTTCTCTCTCGAAGCCGATCTGGCCAGACACTGCTGCACCAGTGCACGTACCCCGAGCGGGGCCCCACAGTCCCGGTCGCGCGTTCGCGAACGCGCACACACGTGCCGCGGTGCTTGTCACCCGGACACGACGAGGGTATCGGAGCGGGTGGGGTGGGACAGCTCACACCAGGAGGAAGGGGAAGCGCCCGGCCAGCCCAGGGCTCCAGGGGCTGACCCGGGGCAGACGAGGGCGACGTCACGGTCCGCAGGGACGCCGACTGCGAGCCGGGGGCCGCCGGCAGCGGTTCCCAGTGGGACGCGAGCGTCAAAGGACGCGGGCTCGGCCTTGGGCACCCCGGGAACCCCGGCTCGGACGCCCACCGGACCGCTGCGGCTCGAGAGGAGGGCGACTCCTCCTTCGGCGGCTCCGAGGGCAGGCCTTGGCCGGGCCGCCGGGCGACTGGGGCGCCCCGGGCGACAGGCGCACCGGAGCCGGCTTCCCCTTGGGCGGCTTCACCGGGTCCACCCGGTGCTCCGGTCGCTGGGTGGGCTGGTCCTTGTGACCTTCGTCGCCCCGGTGCCGGTGGAACAGCAGCAGGTCCAGGGGCATGGTGGGCCAGGTGAGGCCGAGGTCTTCCAGGCCGGCAGCCCGGACCGGGGGCCGACGTGGGTGGGCCTCAAGCCGGGGCTCGTCAGCGCGCCGCTCTACTTCCGCGTCGCGGCGGGTTCGTAGAGGCGGAGCACGCGCGAGATCGCGAAGCCGTAGACGGCGGACAGGGCGGCGAGCATGCCCATGTTGCTCAGCCACGTCCCGGGCGAGTGCCGGAAGAACGGGTCGGCGGTCAGCGGGCCGGGGACGGTACGGGTCAGGTCGACGGTGCCGGCCATCGCGCCCAGGCCCCACCGCGAGGGCACCAGCCAGGACAGCTGCTCCAGGCCTGGCACGCCGTGCAGCTTGAGCAGGGCTCCGCAGAAGACGACCTGGACGAGGGTCAGCAGCACCAGAAGCGGTATCGTCGCCTTCTCCTTGCGGACCACGGCCGAGACCAGCAGGCCGAGCATCATCGAGGTGAAGGCGAGCAGGGCCACGGCGAGGGTGAGTTCGACGAGCGGTGGCATCAGCACGCCGCCGCGCGGGGCGTTGAGACCGACCCCGAGCAGGCCGACCAGGGTGAGCACCACCGCCTGGAGCACGGTGATCGCGCCGAGGACGACGACCTTCGACAGGAGGTACGCCGATCTGGGGAGGCCGACGGCCCGCTCCCGCTGGTAGATGACGCGTTCCCTGACCAGCTCGCGCACGGCGTCGGCGGTGCCGGTGAGCACGCCGCCGACGCACAGGGTGAGCACGACGTTCATCGCGGTCTGCGAGCTGAGGCTGCTCCCCGCGACGACCCGGGCCAGCGCGCCCATGACGAACGGCAGCCCGATGATGGTGGCGAGGAAGATCCGGTCGGCGCTGAGCGCCGCGGTGTAGCGGCGCACCAGGGTGCCGAACTGGGCGCCCCAGCTGCGCGGCCGGGGCGGTGGGCCCACCTCGACCGGGGCGGTGCGCGGCACGTGCGGCTGGGCGGCGGAGCCGACGACGTACTGCTGGTGGTACCGCGAGGCGCGGAACTCGCCGGCCCAGTCGCGGTCGCGGTCCTGCTCGAACGCCTCGAAGGCCTGCGGCCAATGGTCGAAGCCGAAGAAGGGGAGGGCCTCGTCGGGGGGACCGTAGTAGGCGACGCCGCCGCCCGGCGCCAGCACGAGCAGGCGGTCGCAGACGCCGAGGCTGAGCGCGCTGTGGGTGACGACGATGACGGTGCGCCCGGTGCGGCCGTCGTCGGCGAGGCCGCGCAGCATCTGCATCACCGAGTGCTCCATGTCGGGGTCGAGGCCGGCGGTCGGCTCGTCGAGGAAGAGAAGGGACGGTTTGGTGAGCAGCTCCAGGGCGACGCTGACCTGTTTGCGCTGGCCGCCGGAGAGGCTGTGCACGGGCTGCCGTATCCGTTCCCACAGCCCCAGTTCGCGGACGACCTCCTCGATCCGGTTCTCGCGCTCGGCCTTCGTGGTGTCCTCGGGGAAGCGCAGCTCGGCCGCGTGGTCGAGGGCACTGTGCGCGGTCAGCTGGACGTGCAGGATGTCGTCCTGGGGGACGAGGCCGATGCGCTGGCGCAGTTCGGCGTGGTCGCGGTAGAGGTCGCGGCCGTCGTAGAGGACGGTGCCGTGGTCGGCGGGCCGCTGTCCGGTGAGGGCGCCGAGCAGGGCGGACCTGCCCGCGCCGCTGGGGTCGACCACTCCGAGCAGGCACTTCTCCCCCACCGGGAAGGAGACGTGGTCGAGGAGGACCTTACGGCCGTGGTCGACGGTGACGGTGAGGTCCTGGACGTCGAGGGAGACCTCGCCGGTGTCGACGTACTCCTGGAGTCCGTCGCCGACGAGGCAGAACGCGGAGTGGCCGATGCCGATGATGTCGCCGGGGACGACGGGGGCGCGGGTGACGGGCCGGCCGTTGAGGAAGGTGCCGTTGTGGCTGCCGAGGTCGGCGATCTCGTACGTGCCGTCGGCGTGGGCGCACAGCTCGGCGTGCCGGCGGGAGACGAGCAGGTCGTCGACGACGAGGTCGCTGTCGGCGGCCCGGCCGATGCGGACGGTGCGGGTGGGCAGCGGCCGTACGGTGGCGGGCTTCCGGAAGGTCGCGGTCCGGGCGGGCATCGAGACGGCCGAGGGGCGCTCCGGGTCGGGGGCGGGGCAGGGGGCCAGCTGGGCGCGGGGGCCGTCGGCGGGGTTGCCGAAGCGCAGGACGCTGCCGGGTCCGATGTCGGAGGCGTTGACGCGGCGGCCGTCGGCGTAGGTGCCGTTGGTGCTCTGCTCGTCCTCGATCAGCCAGTGGCCGTCCGCGGGCCGCAGCACCGCGTGGTGCCACGAGACCCGGGCATCGTCGAGGACGATGTCGCTCAACGGATCGCGTCCGACGTGGTAGTCGCGGCCCGGACTCATGATCGTGGAGCCCCTGTCGGTCTCCAGGACGAGTTCGGGCGCCGCCGGGGCGACCGACCGCTCCGCCATGGCCAGAATTCTACCGATTCGCTCAGATGTGCGCCGGGCGGACACGGAGAGCGGGAGCGGGAGCGGCCGTGGAAGCGAGGGGGCGGGCGGCAGATGCCAGATGCCAGATGCCAGTGTCAGATGTCAGGCCACGGGAACGATGAGCGCCGGCAGGGTGCGGTGCATGCGCTGCATCCGCAGGGCATCGACGGACTCCGCGAGGAGCTCGTACTCGGTGGTGTCGTCGCGGGTGGCGATCCGCACCAATCGTCCGCCGGCCAATTCCTCGGCGACGAGCCCTTGTTGGCCGACGTCGGCGCACCAGGCGCGCAGTTTGGCGGGCACGTCGGGCACGGTGTCGGCCACGGGGACGAGCACGCCGGTCGGTAAGTTCGAGGTCTCGGGGCTCGGGTCGAGGCGTTCGGCGATCCAGGAGGCGCGGTCGCGTAACCACCACAGCGCCAACGCCAGGGTCGGTGCCCGGTAGGTGCCGAGCGGTACCCCGATGCGCCGGCCGTCGCAGGTGCCGTACGCGGTGACGTGGCACAGGAATTCGTCGTGCACGCTCATCACTCCCCCGTCGCGCAGTTCGCGGGTGGCGGCTTGCCTCGCTTTCTGGTGGTTCCCGTGCGGCAAAATGCCCCCGGAGTTCGAGTATCTTCACTCTTGAAACACTGTCACCATGACTTTTTGGCCAGTCTCTTGACATATACGCCGACTGTGACGGCCGAAATGAATACGGTCGCCGCGGTGTGTCACCACGGCGACCGAGAGGCGCCTTGCATTACCTGAGGTAATCCGCCGGTTTCCGACGGCGGAGTTCGGGACTAACGTCCGATGATGGCGTCGATCCTGGCCAGTTCGTCCGCGTCGAAGTCGAGGTTGCGGATCGTGGCGACGCTGTCCTCGATCTGTCGCGCGCTGCTCGCGCCGACGAGCGCCGAGGTGACGCGGCCGCCGCGCAGCACCCAGGCCAGGGCGAGTTGGGCCAGGCTCTGGCCGCGGTCCTTGGCGAGCGTGTCGAGGGCGCGCAGCTTGTCCACCAGTTCCCCGGTCACCGCGTCCGAGGAGAGGAAGGGGCTGTCGCTCGCGGCGCGGGAACCCTCGGGGATTCCGTCGAGGTAGCGGTCGGTGAGCAGGCCCTGCTCCAGCGGGGAGTAGACGATCGAGCCGACCTGGAGTTCGTCGAGGACGTCGAGGACGCCCTCGTCCTCGGGGCGGCGGTCGAGCATCGAGTAGCGGGGCTGGTGGATGAG includes the following:
- a CDS encoding FHA domain-containing protein, coding for MAERSVAPAAPELVLETDRGSTIMSPGRDYHVGRDPLSDIVLDDARVSWHHAVLRPADGHWLIEDEQSTNGTYADGRRVNASDIGPGSVLRFGNPADGPRAQLAPCPAPDPERPSAVSMPARTATFRKPATVRPLPTRTVRIGRAADSDLVVDDLLVSRRHAELCAHADGTYEIADLGSHNGTFLNGRPVTRAPVVPGDIIGIGHSAFCLVGDGLQEYVDTGEVSLDVQDLTVTVDHGRKVLLDHVSFPVGEKCLLGVVDPSGAGRSALLGALTGQRPADHGTVLYDGRDLYRDHAELRQRIGLVPQDDILHVQLTAHSALDHAAELRFPEDTTKAERENRIEEVVRELGLWERIRQPVHSLSGGQRKQVSVALELLTKPSLLFLDEPTAGLDPDMEHSVMQMLRGLADDGRTGRTVIVVTHSALSLGVCDRLLVLAPGGGVAYYGPPDEALPFFGFDHWPQAFEAFEQDRDRDWAGEFRASRYHQQYVVGSAAQPHVPRTAPVEVGPPPRPRSWGAQFGTLVRRYTAALSADRIFLATIIGLPFVMGALARVVAGSSLSSQTAMNVVLTLCVGGVLTGTADAVRELVRERVIYQRERAVGLPRSAYLLSKVVVLGAITVLQAVVLTLVGLLGVGLNAPRGGVLMPPLVELTLAVALLAFTSMMLGLLVSAVVRKEKATIPLLVLLTLVQVVFCGALLKLHGVPGLEQLSWLVPSRWGLGAMAGTVDLTRTVPGPLTADPFFRHSPGTWLSNMGMLAALSAVYGFAISRVLRLYEPAATRK